From a single Peromyscus maniculatus bairdii isolate BWxNUB_F1_BW_parent chromosome 4, HU_Pman_BW_mat_3.1, whole genome shotgun sequence genomic region:
- the Mmp24os gene encoding protein MMP24OS, giving the protein MGALLSGGQDGPEPAQPQPPAPEGPQQPLPEPGPWGPLDDVRFLIACTSWY; this is encoded by the coding sequence ATGGGCGCTCTCCTGAGTGGTGGCCAGGATGGCCCGGAGCCTGCGCAGCCCCAGCCTCCGGCGCCAGAGGGTCCGCAGCAGCCTCTGCCCGAGCCCGGCCCATGGGGACCACTGGATGATGTGCGCTTTCTAATCGCCTGCACATCCTGGTACTGA
- the Eif6 gene encoding eukaryotic translation initiation factor 6 — protein MAVRASFENNCEVGCFAKLTNTYCLVAIGGSENFYSVFEGELSETIPVVHASIAGCRIIGRMCVGNRHGLLVPNNTTDQELQHIRNSLPDSVQIRRVEERLSALGNVTTCNDYVALVHPDLDRETEEILADVLKVEVFRQTVADQVLVGSYCVFSNQGGLVHPKTSIEDQDELSSLLQVPLVAGTVNRGSEVIAAGMVVNDWCAFCGLDTTSTELSVVESVFKLNEAKPSTIATSMRDSLIDSLT, from the exons ATGGCGGTCAGAGCGTCGTTCGAGAACAACTGTGAGGTCGGTTGTTTCGCCAAGCTCACGAACACCTACTGCCTGGTGGCCATCGGAGGATCGGAGAACTTCTACAG TGTGTTCGAGGGCGAGCTCTCCGAAACCATTCCCGTGGTGCATGCCTCCATCGCCGGCTGCCGAATCATCGGGCGCATGTGTGTGG GGAACAGGCACGGGCTCCTGGTGCCCAACAACACCACGGACCAGGAGCTGCAGCACATCCGCAACAGCCTCCCGGATTCGGTGCAGATTCGCAGGGTGGAGGAGCGGCTCTCGGCCCTGGGCAATGTCACCACCTGCAACGACTATGTGGCCTTGGTCCACCCAGACTTGGACAGG GAGACAGAAGAAATCCTGGCTGACGTGCTCAAGGTGGAAGTCTTCAGACAGACAGTTGCTGACCAGGTGTTAGTAGGAAGCTACTGTGTCTTCAGTAATCAAGGAGGTCTGGTGCACCCGAAGACTTCAATCGAGGACCAGGACGAGCTGTCCTCTCTTCTTCAGGTTCCCCTTGTG GCAGGCACTGTGAACCGAGGGAGCGAGGTGATTGCTGCTGGGATGGTAGTGAATGATTGGTGTGCTTTCTGTGGTCTGGACACAACCAGCACAGAGCTGTCAGTGGTGGAGAGCGTCTTCAAGCTAAACGAGGCCAAGCCTAGTACCATCGCCACCAGCATGCGGGATTCCCTCATTGACAG CCTCACATGA